Below is a genomic region from Fusobacterium canifelinum.
TCTCTTTTATTAATGGAAAAAATTGAAGGGAAGATAGAAGAAAAAAACTTAGATGTTCTTATAGAATTAATTAAAAAAATTCATAAAAAAGGTTTTTATCATGGAGATTTTAACCCTAGTAATTTTTTTAATTCTAATGGAAAAATTTATATTTTGGATACACAGGGTAAAAAAATGTCTTTTGGAAATTACAGAGCTCATTATGATATGTTGACTATGAAAATGGATAACTATCCTAATATGAAATATCCCTATCCTAAAAATATATTTTACTATTTGGCATTATTTATAAAAAAAATTAAAAAACTCCCTATGATAGAGAGAATAAAAACCTATAAAAAGAAGTTAAGAGAAAAGGGATGGAAAATTTAATATGAATATTAATAATAAAAAATATGAATTTTTAAATAATTTGATAGTAGTTTCAATGCTAGTGTATCTATTTTTTTTATCTCGTAGAGGTGGAAATACAAAAGATATTATTTCAATATTTATAATGTTTTTAATCTTTATTTATTCTTTTAAAAATGGTATAAAGGGATATTTAATGCATAAAAGAGATATTATAATTAGTGTTATTTACCTTATTCTAGTTAGTATTTCTTATATTATTGTTGATGAAAAAGGAAATGATAAATTTTATGTTTTTTCACATGCAACAATATTTAGTATAGGATTTATGTTAGTTTTATTAAATTATAAATTAAATAATAAATATGTAAAATACATACTACCAATATTATTATTAATTTCAATTTCTCCAATTTATAAAGGGATTATAGATGTTTATGAACATTTAGATGTTATAATATCTTACAGAATAGTAGGTAACACATCTACCCCAAAGTATGCAGCAGAACTTGTAATATATTTGTTTCTAGGTTTATTCTCTTTCATCTATTATAGAAATATATATATAAAAATCATATTAGCTTGCTACACAATAACTGTTTTGATACTAGTATTTTTTACTCAATCAAGAGGAAGTTTTTTGGCAATTCCAGCAACAATAATTTTAATTTTTACTATACTAGATTGGAAAAAAGGTTTACTTGCTGTAATTATAACTTTTGCACTTATGTTTTCTTTATTTAAATATACAAGTAAGACAGATAAGGTTAGAGTAGTGAACAGAATAGAAAGTTCAATTATGACTAAAGAAAAGATAAAAAAAGATGCAAGATTTACAATATTTTCAGATGGAATTAAAGAAGCTAAAAATTACCCAATTATTGGAAAAGGATTTTTTTTCTATAAAGGTCAAAAGTTGCACTCAGCTGATGAAAATATAGATCACTATCATAATAATTTTATAGAAACTGCTGTAACTCAGGGATTATTAACATTAGGTGTATATATTATTTTTTTAATAAATCTTTTTATGAGTATGCTAAAAAATTATTTAAAAGAGAATAATAGATTGAAAAAATATATTAAATTGTTTACAATTTCTACTTTTGTATTTATTAATTTTTATGGTTTAATTGAAGTAAGTTTTTATTTTGAAAAAATATATCAATTAGTTTTTACTATTATAGCCATAAGTTTTATTATAGATAACAAGGATAGTATAGATGGATAATATAGTGTAGAGGTAGAGGAGGACGTATATAATGAACGCAATAATAATAGCAGCAGGAATGGGAACAAGATTAAATCCTATAACTTTATCAACTCCAAAGCCCTTAGTAAAAATATTTGGAAAACCTATGATAGAAAAAAGTATAGAATATCTTTTACAAGAAGGAATAGAAGAGATTGTTATTGTTACAGGTTATATGAAAGATAAGTTTGAATATCTTAGAGATAAATACAAAGAAGTGAAGCTTATTTACAATCCTAAATATAAAGAGTACAATAACATCTATTCATTTTATTTAGCAAGAGAATTTTTAAAAGATTCATATATTTTAGATGGAGATATTTACTTAACAAAAAATATTTTTAAAAAGGAAATAGATGAATCAAAATATTTTTCTAAAAAAATAAATATGTTTAATAATGAATGGCAGTTATTATTAAACAATGATGGAAAAATAAGAAAAGTAGAAATAGGTGGTTCAGAAAACTATATTATGTCAGGTATTTCATTTTTTACAAATAAAGATTGTCAAAAATTAAAAAAAATTGTTGAAATATATGTAAAAGATGAAATAAAATTAAAAAAATATTATTGGGATCATATAATTAAAGAAAACATTCATGAATTTGATATAGGTATTGAAAAAATTCAAGATAATATAATTTATGAAATTGATAATTTAGAAGAGCTCGTTGAGTTGGATAAAAGTTATAAAGATATGTTACCAATTAATTCTTTTAAAAATGAAATACAAAAATTAAAAGAAATCTTAATATCAAACTTAAAAATTGATTTAAAAGATATAGGAAATATCCAATTTATTGGAGGAATGACAAATAAAAATTATCTAGTTGAAATAAACTCAAAAAAATATGTTTTGAGAAAGCCTGGAGAAGGAACTGAAAGTATAATAAATAGGCATAATGAAAAGAATAATTTGAAGTTGGTATCAAAAATAAACATAGATTCTAATTTGTATTTTTTTGATGAAAAAAGTGGAATTAAATTATCTGAATATATAAATAATTCAGAAATGTTAACACCTAGCAATGTAAAATATAATTTGAAGGAAGTTGCTTTTATTTTAAAAAAATTACATAATTCTCAAATAATATTTCCAAATATATTTGACCCTTTTAAAGAGATGAAAAGATATGAAGAATTAATAAATAAAGAAGATGGAAAATTCTATGAGGGGTATTTTGAGTTAAAAAAAGAAGTTTTTAAATTAAAAGAAGTTTTAAAATCTTTTAATATAGAATTAGTTTCTTGCCATAATGACACTGTTCCAGAAAATTTTTTGAAAAAAGGAGATAATTTATTTCTGATTGACTGGGAATACTCAGGATTAAATGATCCTATATGGGATTTAGCAGCATTTTCAATAGAGTCTAATTTATCAGATGATGAAGAAAAAGAACTTTTAGATTATTATTTTGAAAATAGTATAAATTCAACTATTAAAATAAGAATGGAAGTTCATAAGATTTGTCAGGATTTTTTGTGGAGTATATGGACAATATTTAAAGAAATGAATGGAGTTTCTTTTGGAGAATATGGAATAAAAAGATTAGTTAGTGCCCAAAAAAGATTGGAGGACCTAAAATTATGGATAAATCTTACAGATATGGAGTAATTGCAGGAATTTTTTCTGGGATAACTTGGGCTTTATATACAATAATTAATAATTTAATTACTAAAAATACTATTTTTAATTCCTATATAGAAAAAATGTTTATTCCTGTATTGGTAATAGTATTTTTACATGATTTTTTTTCATCAATATGGCTATTCTTCTATTTATGGAGAAAAAAGAAAATTTTTGAATTGAAAAAGACTATAAAATCTAAAAATATATTTTTAATTTTTTTAGGTGCATTATTTGGTGGTCCCATAGGTATGAGTGGCTACCTTTTAGGAATAAAATATATGGGAGCTTCCTATACAGCTTCATTTTCTTCCACATATTTAATTGTAGGAACTATTTTATCAGTAATTTTTTTGAAAGAAAAAATAAACTTAAAGATGATTATAGCTGTACTGATAAATATGGTAGGGATATTTATACTAAATTTTCAAATAAATGAGGTGGATTCAAATAAAATCTCTATACTAGGTATATTTTCTTTAATATTGTGTATTTTTGGGTGGGCTTTGGAAGGTTTAATAGCTTCTTATATTTTAAAATATAAGAATACAGATATAGAACCTAGCATTGCCATTTTTATAAGACAATTAACCTCAACAATATTTTATAGTTTTTTGATTATACCGTATATAGGAGCTTATAATTTAGTTTTTATAGTTCTTAAATCCAATATTGTTTTGTATATAGCTTTAATTTCAGTAATAGGTTCTCTATCATTTTTTTTATGGTATTATTCTATGTCTATTATAGGTGTTGCAAGAGGAATTTCTTTAAATGTTAGCTATATTATATGGACTATAATTTTTGAAATAATTTTATTTAATGCAAAATTTCAATTAAATTTTATAGTAGCAAGTATTTTATTTATAGTAAGTGTTATTTTAATTGCTATGTCACCTGAAGAAAAAGATATAAAAGAGCTGGAATTTTAACTAAATTAATAATATATAATCTTGAAGAATAGAAAGATAAAATGGAAATTAAAAGGATTAACTCCTATTTGTTACAGAAGTTAATCCTTTTATATATTTCCTTTAAATTTTTGTTAATAACCAATTTACAAGATTTTCATTATTATTTTCAACAGCAATATCCATAGTATTTTGCCCATCATTATTTATATAGGAAATTTTTACATCTCCAAAATCATATAATAATTTTGCTATTTCTAAAGCTACTCTATTTTCAGTATTTAAAGCTGTATACATAAGAACAGTATATCCATTTTTATCAATACTTCCTACATCAGCACCATTTTCAAGTAATTCAATAATAGAATCTATTCCATCTCTATATACAGTTTTACACAAAATCATAAGGGCAGTCTGCCCTTCAATATTAGCTAAATTAATATTAACTTTATTTTTTAATAAAAATTTTATAACTTCACTTGGAATAGATTTTCCATTTGATATACTTGAAATACTAAGGTATTCACTAGCTTTTATAAGAAGATTGTTACTTTGATTATCAATAGTGTCATTGATATCTAAGTCATATTCTAATAATAACTTCATTATTTTATTAACAGTATTCTCACTAGCTTTTTCAGTTGTAAAATAGATTGAACCATTCCATTTAAACCAACATGAGAGAGCAGTTTCACCATCATTGTTCTTTAAATTTGGGTCAGCACCATTTTTTAGAAGCAATTCAACACTTTCAAAATCTAAAATATGGCAAGCAACTCCTAGTGGGCTTAAACCATAAGAGTTATTATTTTCTTCTGATATTTCATTGATATCTGTTCCTGCTTCCAGATGAGCTTTTATAACATCATAGTTATTGGATAAAATAGCACTATGTAAACTCATTGAAGAAGTTAAATTTATTGTACTATTAGGATTATCAAAATCATACTCACCTTTTAAAATTGAGAATAATATTGGATTAACCTTTTGATTTGCTAATATTTCAATAGGAGTATACCCATTATCATTTTTTATATCATTTTCAATTCCTGCATCTAAAAGAAGTTTAAATATTTTTTTCTTTTTTTCTTCATTGTTAGAATTACAAGAGTAGGCTGCAATATGTAGAGGTCCATTCCCATAGCTATCTTTTAAATCTAATTTTAGATTTCTCTTTACAAAAAGCTCTAAAATTTCAACGTAATTTCCTCTAATAGCACTTAAAACAGGAGTTTCTCCCATATCGTTTTTTCTAAGTACACTTGCTCCATTATCTAATAAAAGTTCAGCACAACTTAGGACATCATCTAAGTTTTTATATTCAGATGATAAAATTAAATTATGCAGAGGACGATTCCCATTTCTATTAATTTCATTTACATCAACATTTCTTTCTAAAAGAATTTTTAAAGCTTCTACATCTGCAAAATTTAAAGCAATATCTAAAAGAGTATCACCAAATAAATCTTTTTCATCAAGTGGAAGAGTTCTATAATACTGATATCTCTCTTCATCTGTTTTAGATTTATAGTTATCTCTTAAATCTTGAAGTTTCATAAAAACCTCCCAATAAATGTTTCTAAAATTATAACATTTTTTACTTTGAAATAAAATATAATCTCATTTATATATTTTCATCTTCTATTTTAACTTTAGTGTTATTGAATTGCAATACTCATAAATATTTTGTTGACAAATATTGTATAATTATATTAAGAAATAATTGAGGTGAAAATGATGAGTTCAAATTTTAAAATTGAATATATAAATGAAAATGATTATAATAGAATTTTTGTAGTATCAGATATTCATGGTTATTATAATCTTTTTGAAAAATTATTAAATAAAATAGATTTAAAAAAAGATGATTTACTAATTATTTTAGGTGATAGTTGTGATAGAGGAGAAAATTCTATTGAGTTATATCTAAAATATATAGAATTACAAGAGCAAGGTTATTCAATAAAACATATATGGGGAAATCATGAAGAAATGCTTTATGAAAGTGCTTTTATTTCTTCTTACTATAAAGACTTGTGGTATAAGGTAGGAGGAGATGAAACAGTATATAATTATGTACAGTATATAAAAAAAATTATTGGAAAAGATGATAAAAACCTTTTAGATATTTCAAATGCTAAATGGTTAAAAAATTTTTTAGAGGCTATGCCTTTTATGATAGTATCTGATAAAAGTATATTTGTACATGCTGGTTTTGACTGCTCAAAGTCAGTTGAAGAACAAGAAGTAGATTATCTTGTATGGAATAGAGATAATTTTTGGGAAAATA
It encodes:
- a CDS encoding lipopolysaccharide core heptose(II) kinase RfaY yields the protein MLKEEKYKDFKIFYYDNRYLEIGKRIIEKDFKTIKVLKDSKRNYVSEIEIEETNFIIKEPRNEYIIPQRKIMTLFKKGEVLNTLININKLIDEYGFKEYARPLLAIVKRKNKMINYSLLLMEKIEGKIEEKNLDVLIELIKKIHKKGFYHGDFNPSNFFNSNGKIYILDTQGKKMSFGNYRAHYDMLTMKMDNYPNMKYPYPKNIFYYLALFIKKIKKLPMIERIKTYKKKLREKGWKI
- a CDS encoding O-antigen ligase family protein translates to MNINNKKYEFLNNLIVVSMLVYLFFLSRRGGNTKDIISIFIMFLIFIYSFKNGIKGYLMHKRDIIISVIYLILVSISYIIVDEKGNDKFYVFSHATIFSIGFMLVLLNYKLNNKYVKYILPILLLISISPIYKGIIDVYEHLDVIISYRIVGNTSTPKYAAELVIYLFLGLFSFIYYRNIYIKIILACYTITVLILVFFTQSRGSFLAIPATIILIFTILDWKKGLLAVIITFALMFSLFKYTSKTDKVRVVNRIESSIMTKEKIKKDARFTIFSDGIKEAKNYPIIGKGFFFYKGQKLHSADENIDHYHNNFIETAVTQGLLTLGVYIIFLINLFMSMLKNYLKENNRLKKYIKLFTISTFVFINFYGLIEVSFYFEKIYQLVFTIIAISFIIDNKDSIDG
- a CDS encoding sugar phosphate nucleotidyltransferase, whose translation is MNAIIIAAGMGTRLNPITLSTPKPLVKIFGKPMIEKSIEYLLQEGIEEIVIVTGYMKDKFEYLRDKYKEVKLIYNPKYKEYNNIYSFYLAREFLKDSYILDGDIYLTKNIFKKEIDESKYFSKKINMFNNEWQLLLNNDGKIRKVEIGGSENYIMSGISFFTNKDCQKLKKIVEIYVKDEIKLKKYYWDHIIKENIHEFDIGIEKIQDNIIYEIDNLEELVELDKSYKDMLPINSFKNEIQKLKEILISNLKIDLKDIGNIQFIGGMTNKNYLVEINSKKYVLRKPGEGTESIINRHNEKNNLKLVSKINIDSNLYFFDEKSGIKLSEYINNSEMLTPSNVKYNLKEVAFILKKLHNSQIIFPNIFDPFKEMKRYEELINKEDGKFYEGYFELKKEVFKLKEVLKSFNIELVSCHNDTVPENFLKKGDNLFLIDWEYSGLNDPIWDLAAFSIESNLSDDEEKELLDYYFENSINSTIKIRMEVHKICQDFLWSIWTIFKEMNGVSFGEYGIKRLVSAQKRLEDLKLWINLTDME
- a CDS encoding DMT family transporter; this translates as MDKSYRYGVIAGIFSGITWALYTIINNLITKNTIFNSYIEKMFIPVLVIVFLHDFFSSIWLFFYLWRKKKIFELKKTIKSKNIFLIFLGALFGGPIGMSGYLLGIKYMGASYTASFSSTYLIVGTILSVIFLKEKINLKMIIAVLINMVGIFILNFQINEVDSNKISILGIFSLILCIFGWALEGLIASYILKYKNTDIEPSIAIFIRQLTSTIFYSFLIIPYIGAYNLVFIVLKSNIVLYIALISVIGSLSFFLWYYSMSIIGVARGISLNVSYIIWTIIFEIILFNAKFQLNFIVASILFIVSVILIAMSPEEKDIKELEF
- a CDS encoding ankyrin repeat domain-containing protein → MKLQDLRDNYKSKTDEERYQYYRTLPLDEKDLFGDTLLDIALNFADVEALKILLERNVDVNEINRNGNRPLHNLILSSEYKNLDDVLSCAELLLDNGASVLRKNDMGETPVLSAIRGNYVEILELFVKRNLKLDLKDSYGNGPLHIAAYSCNSNNEEKKKKIFKLLLDAGIENDIKNDNGYTPIEILANQKVNPILFSILKGEYDFDNPNSTINLTSSMSLHSAILSNNYDVIKAHLEAGTDINEISEENNNSYGLSPLGVACHILDFESVELLLKNGADPNLKNNDGETALSCWFKWNGSIYFTTEKASENTVNKIMKLLLEYDLDINDTIDNQSNNLLIKASEYLSISSISNGKSIPSEVIKFLLKNKVNINLANIEGQTALMILCKTVYRDGIDSIIELLENGADVGSIDKNGYTVLMYTALNTENRVALEIAKLLYDFGDVKISYINNDGQNTMDIAVENNNENLVNWLLTKI
- a CDS encoding metallophosphoesterase, with the protein product MSSNFKIEYINENDYNRIFVVSDIHGYYNLFEKLLNKIDLKKDDLLIILGDSCDRGENSIELYLKYIELQEQGYSIKHIWGNHEEMLYESAFISSYYKDLWYKVGGDETVYNYVQYIKKIIGKDDKNLLDISNAKWLKNFLEAMPFMIVSDKSIFVHAGFDCSKSVEEQEVDYLVWNRDNFWENNNTGKNIFFGHTPSVSGKVREYPNNVFCLDTGSFFNYGLGTIEIKSKETFYVK